In the genome of Candidatus Ornithobacterium hominis, the window TTACGTTCTTACTCCAAATTCTACCAGTGAAATTGAAAGTTCGCATCATCATCAGTCATCTGCTGCTGATAATAAAAACATTCCAATTCCGCCTCAGGAAAATAATAAAACTCCTCAGAATGAAAGCTTAGCGGTATTTATTACGGAATTTGAGCCCAAAGATTTTGTTTTTATTACGAAGGGAACTTTCGATTTTAAAAAAAGGCAAAATCTCTTGGCTGAAAAAAATTTAGCTGACCTAAATGATGAAATATTTGCTGAGCTTGAGCTAGAAAAAGCGAATGTGACTGAAGAAAAAGAGAAAGCCAAAAAACTTCAAAAATTCTATTTAGCTGGCTACTCAGGCAGTTGGAATGTTTTCAATCAATCATCTCCATTGGTTTCCAGTGATTTTAAAGATTTCGGCAGAGAGTCCAAAAATTCATTGGAATTTGGTCTCCTCTTCACGTTTTCTCCAGCATCAGGCTGGGAATTTTCAAGTGGAATAGGTCTTTTAGATATCACTCAGCAAACCAAAAAAGCTCCTATTCAGTTAGCCTATTTTATAAATAAAGTCAAGGTTGATAATCGCATTAGCTCTTCGCAAACGCATTCACCTGATGAGCTGAAACAAAGCTTAAATGAATTAAACTCTTCCACGCAAAGCTTAAACCATTCATTATCAGGCGTTTTAAATCAAGATTTAAGATATATTCAAATTCCTGTAGAGCTTGCCTATCGCTTTTTTAATTCAAAAAGGTGGAATTTCAACATTGTCGCTGGCTCTAATCTACTTTTTTTGCAAAAAAATGATATTCAACTGAAATATTTAGAAAAAGAAAAATCACTCCAGTTGCCTGATACAAAGGAACGTTTTTCTTACAATTTAAAAATCGGTTCTAAAATTAATTATCAAATCACATCTCAATTTGGCCTTTATCTTCAGCCAGAGATGGCACATTTCATTTCATCTTCCAGCGAAACTCAGTCTAACCTTCTATTTGGCATCAAAACTGGAATTTTCTTAGGATTCTAATTTTTTTTAAAGGCTTAGATTTTTTTTTAATATAAAATCCAAACAGGCTTAAAAAATTTTATCTTCGCAGTCTATGGAAAACATTTTTCGGCTAGACCAACTATCGGTACATTACGTGGGCAACAAGCACAAAGATGAATCTTTGATTCTATCAGACACGCCCATTCTGCACGAAGAAGAACTCTTCTCTCAACTTTCAGCCTTTTTTTTAAAGCCCTTTAAAAGAGAAGAACTTTTTCATCTTTTTCATGAAAACTCATTGGAATTCAATGAAGTACACCAAATTGCGAAAGCCATTTTTTCTGAACCCGAAAAGTTACACCTATATGCGCGAGATTTAGCCACGCATTTGTACCAAAATTGTGCACATCCCAAAATCAAAGGCGGTGAGTTCTTTGTAGCTTATTTTCCTAAGGCCTCTATTTTGGGTGAAGATTGTGCCGCCATCGGGCTCTTTAAAACAGAGAATAAGGAAACCTTCTTCCAAGTTGAGAATCAAGAACATGACTTCAATGTTTCTGTACAAAAAGGGATTTATTTTAATAAACTAGATAAGGCTTGCTTGATTTACAACACTCAAGAAGAAAATGGTTTCTTGACGGAGGTTGTAGATAAAACCAATCAAAACATGGAGGCGCTCTACTGGGTTGATGATTTTTTGCAAGTTAGGCCCTGTGAGAACTCTTATTTTTCTACCGAAAGTACAATGACGCTTTACAAAAACTTTGTAGACGAACGCCTGCCTGAGGAGTTTGATGTGAACAAAATAGACCAAGCCGATTTGCTCAATAAAAGCATGGACTTCTTTAATGAAAATGAGGCTTTTGAAAGCAAACTTTTTCATCAGCAAGTTCTGCAACAACCTGAATTGATTGAAAGTTTTGAGGCTTATAAACTTGAATATGAATCAGACCGAAACATTACATTGCAAGAAAATTTTGGCATTCACCCTTCTGCGGTGAAAAAACAAAAGAGAGTGTACAAAAGTGTGATAAAATTAGACAAAAATTTTCACATTTATGTGCATGGTGACCGCTCTAAAATCATAAAAGATGAAGATAGCCAAGGGAAATTTTACAAAATTTACTTTCAAGAAGAAAACTAAGTATCTATTTATTTTCCTCATAAAAACTTGTAATTCAAGCTATTTCAATTCTTTTGAATAAAAGGGTGAAATTTTTTTAAAGGCTTAAAATTTCTTTATTGAAAAATTATAGAATCAATCTAAATTAAAAACTAAATATAAGAATTGGCATAGATATTTCAAGCTTTCTCAATAATTCATTAGAATTCCATTAAATTTGCAACTATTAAAAAATTAGAATATATGACATTTGATATTGAAATGATCAAAAAGGTATATGATCGCATCAAAGAACGTGTAGATAAAGCCCGTGAAGTGACTGGAAGACCTTTGACTCACGCAGAAAAAATTCTCTACAGCCACTTATCACAAGGAAATGCAACAGAGGAATACCAACGTGGCTCTTCTTATGTAAACTTTGACCCCGATAGGATTGCTTGCCAAGATGCTACTGCTCAAATGGTATTGCTCCAGTTCATGCAAGCAGGCAAAGATAAAGTAGCCGTGCCTACGACGGTGCATTGCGACCACTTGATTCAAGCCAAGCAAGGTGCTTCTAAAGATTTACAAGAAGCGATGAATCAATCTTCTGAAGTTTTTAAATTTTTAGAATCTGTTTCTAATAAATATGGAATTGGCTTTTGGAAGCCAGGTGCTGGGATTATACACCAAGTAGTGTTAGAAAATTATGCTTTCCCAGGAGGAATGATGATTGGTACCGATTCTCACACGCCCAACGCTGGCGGGTTGGGCATGGTTGCCATTGGTGTAGGTGGCGCTGATGCCGTAGATGTAATGGCTGGAATGCCTTGGGAATTGAAATTCCCAAAATTAATCGGTGTTAAATTAACTGGCTCTCTCAACGGATGGACTGCCCCAAAAGATGTTATCTTAAAAGTAGCTGATATTTTGACCGTAAAAGGAGGGACTGGTGCGATTGTAGAATATTTTGGCGAAGGAGCTAAATCTTTATCATGCACAGGTAAAGGTACTATTTGTAACATGGGTGCAGAGATTGGAGCTACTTGCTCTACCTTTGGCTATGATGATAGTATGGAGCGTTATTTACGTGCTACCGAACGAGGCGATATTGCCGATGCCGCCAATGAAATCAAAGAATACCTGACGGGAGACCAAGAGGTTTATGACAACCCAGAAAAATATTTTGACCAAGTGATTGAAATCAATTTAGATGAATTGAAACCGCATTTAAATGGTCCTTTCACGCCTGATTTAGCTACGGAAATCGGAGAAAATATGACCAAAAAAGCCAACGAAAACGATTGGCCATTGGCTGTAGAGTGGGGATTAATTGGCTCGTGCACCAACTCTTCTTACGAAGATTTAACTCGTGCAGAGTCTATTGCACGTCAAGCGGTAGAAAAGAAATTAAAGCCAAAAGCTGAGTTTGGTCTCAACCCAGGGTCTGAGCAAATCAGATTTACGGCAGAGAGGGATGGCTTGCTACAAACTTTTGAAAATTTAGGAGTAACTATTTTCACCAATGCTTGTGGCCCTTGTATCGGCCAATGGGCACGATACAAAGACCCTAAATCTGCTCCAAAAAATTCTATTGTTCACTCATTCAACCGAAATTTCGCAAAGAGAGCTGACGGGAATCCCAATACACATGCCTTTGTAGGCTCGCCAGAAATGGTCGCTGCTATTGCTATTTCTGGGCGATTAGATTTTGACCCCACCAAAGATACATTAACGAATGCTGACGGCGAAGAAGTAAGGTTTGACCCACCAACGGGCATTGAACTTCCAGAGAGAGGTTTTGATGTAGAAAATTTAGGGTATCAAGCACCACATGAAGATGGATCTAGCGTAGAGGTAATCATTGACCCTCAATCTGATAGACTTCAATTATTAGAATCTTTTGAACCGATTGGAGCAGATGTAAAAAATGCTAAATTATTGATAAAAGCACACGGGAAATGCACTACAGACCATATTTCTATGGCTGGGCCGTGGTTGAGATTCCGTGGGCATTTAGATAATATTTCTAACAATATGTTGATTGGTGCAGTAAATGCTTTCAACATGAAAACCAATTTGGTGAAAAACCAATTAACAGGTGAATATGGTGAAGTTCCTGCAACTCAGCGTGATTACAAAGCAAAAGGCGTCCCAACCATAGTGGTAGGGGATCACAATTATGGCGAAGGTTCTTCTCGTGAACATGCCGCTATGGAACCTCGGCATCTCGGCGTAGTTGCAGTCATTGTGAAATCTTTTGCCCGAATCCATGAAACCAATTTGAAAAAACAAGGAATGCTCGGCTTGACTTTTGCCAATGAGAATGATTATGATTTAATTCAAGAAGATGATACATTCAATTTCTTAGATTTAGATCAATTCACTGAAGGAAAACCTTTGCATCTAGAAATAGTACATGCGGATGGCTCTAAAGATGAAATTGAATTAAATCACACTTACAACGCTAATCAAATCGAATGGTATAAAGAAGGCTCTGCCCTGAATGTAATAAAAAAAGAAAATGCAAAATAATTTTAGTTTTCTCTAAAGTTTAAAAAAAATCCGATGAAATTTCTATTCTTCATCGGATTTTTATTTTTTAAGCCTTAAATATTTTTAATTTTTTTTAAATATTTTCTTTCATCTCTGCTGTAAGTTGCTCCAGAAAATTTGTTAAAGGTTTTTTCGCCATCATTTCAATCATTGGGTTAAATTCACCTATAAAGTCAATGTAAGCTTGCGAGTTTCCTCCCGTAGATTCTATATTAACTTTCATTCGATAATTTAAATTATTCGTTGGACTTTCAAATAAAATAAAATCAGGTTCTTGTTTTTCTCTGAGCTTCAAGCCCACTTTTGGCATCCCTTTCAGTTGAAAAGCAAAGCCTTCTCCACTCTCATGCAAGCTAAATTCAGTATTCTCTGGCATGAGATTTTCATAATTTCTTAAATCAGACAAGAAATCAAACAATTCTTTTTGACTTTTATGAGACGGAATTTTTTCACTTTCAAATTTCATTAATTTTTATTTTATATCTTAGATTAAATTTCTAAGCCTAAATGTACAAAGTTTTTATCAATCAGCATTTCATCAGCTTTTCTAATGCCATAGAACCAAGCAAAAATACCACCAATGTTATTGAAAATGATGTAGAGGTAATTTTAGAACATTTTCACTCTCTGCAAAACGAAAATAATCCTGAAGTTAACGGAATTCATTTTATTTGTAAAAATCCTGAAAAAGTTTTTAAAAATTTTAAAAAGGTTTTTAAGCACATCAAAGCAGCTGGTGGTATGGTTTTTAATCAAAAAGAAGAACTCTTGCTAATTTTCAGAAACGGAAAATGGGATTTACCTAAAGGGAAATTAGAAAAAAAAGAGAAAAAGAAAAAGGCTGCGATACGAGAAGTGGAAGAAGAATGCGGCGTTTTTGGTTTAAGCATTACAAGAAAATTAATGAAAACCTACCATATCTATTCGCTCAAAAATGAACTGATTTTTAAGACTACCCATTGGTATCGAATGGAGACGTGCTATAACAACGGATTGACTCCACAGACTGAGGAGGGAATAGAGAAAGTCATTTGGGCTAATGAAAAAGAAATTTCTAAAGCCTTAGAAAATACGTATGATAATATTTCACTTTTGCTTAGAAAATATACCAAATAATTAAAACTCTATTTAAACAAATTCTAAATATTTTTTAAGGCTTAAAAAAAGTTTATTTATTTGAGGTGAATAATAATTTTTTGATTCCCGCTGTGTTTAAATGAAGCTTTTTTGAATGTCGGTGCTGAAATCAAGCTTCGTGCATCGTTAGAAAATCCATATTTTTCTTTGGGCCCGAGCATTCCTATATCCATTTTCCCATTATTATTCTCATCGTGCAAAACGGCCACAGCATAAATTCCCTTAGGTACGTTCTTAAACCTGTGCTGAATGATATTTTCTTCAGGTTCCAACTGCACAGTCATGAATTCATTCTCGTGTGGGAAACCTTTCTCTGAATTGAATAATGCAATCAATACTTTCCCTTTTTTAGATTTAATATTTTTAATTTCTACGGATAGGTGAGCTGTCTGAGCTTGAGTTATTATAACAAAAAGTGTTAAGATTAGCGATATGAAATTTTTCATACCTTCCTTTTATCTAAAAATATGCCATAGGATTTGCAAATCTTTTTTTAGGAAAAAATTAAAAAAGGCTTCAAAAAAAATTCTGAAGCCTTCAAAAAAATTACTATGAAAATTTTACACCAACATGGATAAAGGTGTCTCTAGGTATTGTTTTAGTGTTTTCAGGTACAAACTTCCCGTAGCTCCATCCACCGTTCTATGGTCACAAGCCAACGTTAGTTTCATGGTATGCCCCACTACGATAGCACCATTTCTCACAACTGGTTTTTCTACAATGGAACCAACAGAAAGAATACAACTATTTGGTTGATTGATGATTGATGTGAAACTTTCTATCCCGTAAGATCCTAAATTTGAAACAGTAAAGGTAGACCCCTCCATCTCATCAGCTTTTATTTTTTTGTCACGAGCTCTACCAGCAAAATCTCTAATTTCAGCACTGATGCGAGTCATTGATTTTAAGTCCGTGTTTTTAACGACAGGAACTACTAAGCCGTCTGGCACAGCAACCGCTACTCCAATATTTATATCGCCATGCAGTAGCATTTCATTATCATTCCACGTGCTATTGATTTGAGGATGTTTACGCAATGCCATTGCAACTGCTTTTACCACAATATCATTAAATGAAATTTTGACATCGGGCAGGCTATTGATTTGTTTTCTTGCAGCCATGGCATTCTCCATATCTACTTCCACATTTAAGTAGTAGTGAGGTGCTGTAAATTTACTTTCAGAAAGACGTTTTGCTATAACTTTTCTCATTTGAGAATTCGGTAGAACTTTATCTTCTGCGGTAGAGGCAAACACTTCAGGACTCAACTCATTATTTTGAGTATTTTCTCTGCCAGCTTGATCTTTACTTGGTTGATAGGCTTCTATGTCTTTTTTAATGATTCTACCTTTATCTCCCGAGCCTTCAATTTTTGAAATATCATAGCCTTTTTCTTCTGCTAACTTTTTAGCCAAAGGGGAAATAAAAATTCTTTTACTTTCTTTATTACTTTCAGAAGCAGGAGCACTTGATTTCCCCGCCTGTTGCTCAGTAGGCTTTTCTTGTTTTGGTTCAGATTTTTCAGTTTTTTGAGCTCGCTTCCCTCCATTTTCTACAATGGAAGAAACGTCCGTTCCTTCTGGACCAATAATCGCTAATATGGAATCTACTGGAGCAGATTTACCTTCTTCTACCCCAATATAAAGCAAAGTTCCTTCCACATCGGTTTCAAACTCCTGCACAGCTTTATCAGTCTCGATTTCTGCTAAGATATCACCATAGGATACTTTATCTCCTACTTTTTTATTCCACGACTCTACTTTACCTTCTTCCATAGTATCGCTCAAACGCGGCATATTGATGACAGTCACCTCATCTGGAATTTCTGCAGAATCATCTGATTTTTTTTGAGCATCATTTGTATCCTTTGTATCTTTATCAGAAGTTTCCTCTTTATTTTGATTAGATTCGTTTGATTTTTCTCCACCTTGAATCAAATCACTAATATCCTCTCCTTCATCTCCAATAATGGCCAAAATAGAGTCTACTTGAGCTGCTTGCCCTTCTTCTACGCCAATGTATAGAAGAGTTCCCTCCACATCGGTTTCAAACTCCTGCACAGCTTTATCAGTCTCGATTTCTGCTAAGATGTCACCATACGATACTTTATCTCCTACTTTTTTATTCCACGACTCTACTTTACCTTCTTCCATGGTATCGCTTAAGCGTGGCATTTTGATTACTTCTGCCATTATTTTTGATTTTCAATTTTGTCTAAAAAAGGATAATTCTCTTGCTCATAAACCATATCATAAATCTGATTTGCTGATGGGAATTCAGAATTTTCAGCAAATTCAGCACACTCTTCTACCCGTTCGATTACTTTATCTAAAGTTTGATTCAATTCTTCCTCCGTTGCCCAGTTATTCTCTAAAATTCTATTTTTCACAATCCCGATAGGGTCTTCATCTTTAAACTGATTCACCTCATCTTTTGAGCGGTAAGGCTCTGCATCAGACATTGAATGACCTCGATAACGGTATGTCTTAATATCTAAGAAAGTAGGCCCATCGCCTCGCCTAGCTCTTTCAATAGCTTCAGTCGCAGCTTCTGCTACTTTTACTGGGTCCATACCATCAACAGGCGCCGAAGGCATTTCGTAGCCGTGGGCTAATTTATAAATATCCTCATGATTTGCCGTTCTCTTTACCGAAGTTCCCATCGCATATTGGTTATTCTCACAAATGAAAACCACTGGCAACTTCCAATTCATTGCCATATTGAAGGTTTCGTGCAAAGAACCTTGCCTTGTTGCACCATCGCCCATCAAACAAATCGTCACAGCCTCTCGTTCAAAATATTTATCTGCAAAAGCAATACCAGCCCCCAAAGCGATTTGCCCACCTACAATTCCATGGCCTCCGTAGAAGTTATGTTCTTTGCTAAAAACGTGCATCGAACCTCCCATGCCATGTGAAGTCCCATCCACTTTCCCAAATAGTTCTGCCATGATGCGTTTAGGATCTACCCCCATCGCCATTGGCAAAACGTGACAACGATAAGCGGTAATCATTTTATCTTTTTCTAAATCCATCACATGTGCAAGACCTGCTGGAATCGCCTCTTGCCCATTGTACAAGTGCAAAAAACCCCTGATTTTCTGCTTTAAATATAATGATCTACATTTGTCCTCAAATCTTCTCCAAAAGGACATCTCCTCAAACCAATTTAAATAAGTTTCTTTCGTTATTTCTTTCATATACTAATTAAAAAAATCAGACAGAATTTTGCCCGTTTAATATTCTCTTACAAAAATACAGTTTATCGCTCAAAAGAACAAAAAACTAAAAAAACTAAATTAATCTTGAGCTATCAAAGTAAAATGGAAGTAAATCCCCTGTACTTTCTACCCTAATAAATTTATTTTTTTCGCCTTGAAAAATAATTTCTATCGGCTGGTTTTGCTGAACTTCATATTCTAAAATACTTTGACGACAAGCACCGCAAGGTGCCACAGCCGAGTCGTCTTTTTCCCGATTGGTAAAAATAGCGATTTTTAATATTTTATCCTCAGGACAAAGTGCTTTCGCACTAAATACCGCTACCCGCTCAGCACATAAACCCGATGGATAGGCGGCATTTTCTTGATTATTTCCTGTTATAATTTCTCCATTTTCTAACAAGACTGCTGCTCCTACTTTAAATTTACTATAAGGTGCATATGCTTTTTCCATGCTTGATTTTGCTATTTCAATGATTTCTTGAGTTTTAGGGGTTAAATCCTCAAAAATTTCATTAAAAAATTTAATTTCTCTTTTCATAAATCACGCTGAATTTTTAAGTAAAGATAAGCAATCCTTTGCTTTCATTTTTTTTTATCTATTTCGATTTTATTATCTTGTGAAAAAAACTAAATATGCTGGTTAAAACTTACGGAAGTGCAATTTATGGTATTGATGCTTATCTGATTACTATTGAAGTCAATATTGATAAAGGGGCAGGTTATCATTTAGTCGGTTTGCCTGATAATGCTATTCGCGAAAGTTCTCACCGCATCAACACGGCGCTTAATAATGCTGGATACAAAGTTCCTAGAAAAAAGATTATCATAAATATGGCTCCAGCAGATGTGAGAAAAGAAGGCTCTGCCTATGACTTAACAATTGCTATGGGAATTTTAGCCGCTTCTGAACAAATTAAAGCTGATAATATTGGGAGCTATATTATTATGGGAGAACTCTCCCTCGATGGCAGCTTACTACCCATCAAAGGAGTTTTACCCATCGCTATCCAAGCACGTAAAGACGGGTTCAAAGGGATTATACTCCCGCAAGAAAACGCCAAAGAGGCTGCCGTCGTGAATAATTTAGAGGTTTACGCCGCAGAAAACATTTCACAAGTTATCGATTTTTTTGAAAAAAAGAAGGAGCTAAAATTAGTTGAATTCAATACTCGTGAAAAATTTTATGAAAGCTTACAAAATTTCCCCTTTGACTTTGCTGATGTCAAAGGTCAAGAAAATGTGAAGAGAGCACTTGAAATTGCTGCTGCTGGAGGCCACAATATCCTACTCATCGGCCCGCCAGGAAGTGGCAAAACCATGCTTGCTAAGAGAATCTCAAGTATTTTACCCCCATTAACTTTACACGAAGCGCTAGAAACCACCAAAATTCATTCCGTAGCAGGTAAATTATCCAAAAATTCAGCTTTGATGACCCACCGCCCTTTCACTTCACCACATCACACAACTTCTGATGTTGCCTTGGTAGGAGGCGGAAGTTATCCCCAACCAGGAGAAATTTCTTTGGCACACAATGGCGTCTTATTTTTAGACGAGCTACCTGAGTTCCAGCGTAGCGTATTAGAAGTTATGCGGCAACCGCTAGAAGACCGTGAAGTGACTATCGCCCGAGCTAAATTTACGGTCACTTACCCGGCAAGTTTTATGTTGGTCGCCTCGATGAATCCAAGCCCGAGCGGATTTTTCCCTGATGACCCGCAGAACACTTCTTCTCCAGCAGAAATGCAAAGGTATATGAATAAAATCAGTGGTCCTCTGCTCGACCGTATTGATTTACACATTGAGGTTACTCCAGTTCCTTTTGAGCATCTTTCAGCCGAACGAAACGGTGAAAAAAGTGAGGTCATTAGAGCTCGTGTGACCGAGGCTCGAAAACTACAAGAAATTCGCTTTCAAGATTTAGGACATGTGCATTACAATGCACAGATGGGGCCAAAGCAATTGGATGATTTCTGCCAGTTGGGGACTGATTCCATTGAACTCATCAAAAATGCTATGGAAAAACTAAATCTCTCGGCTCGTGCTTACGATCGAATTCTACGTGTCGCTCGAACTATTGCAGATCTAGACAAACAGCAAAATATTGCTACTCATCATTTGGCTGAAGCAATACAATATCGTAGCTTAGACCGTGAAGGTTTTTTAAGGTAACTCTTGGTGTATGGTGAAAGCAATATTAAAAATTTCAGACATTCAACCTATCAAAATGATGTGCAGTTTTAGATTTTAATTACTCCCTTGGGGCATTCCTCTTTTAGGTGAAGTGAATTCTTCTTTTATAATTTATGCATATAATTTATGCGACATTTAGAATTCTGAATCCCCTATAATCACACATTTGGTTGCTTTTTTCTTCCTAATTGATTCTCTTTAACTCTTGAACTTTCCATACAACAACTAAGTGCTAACAACCTGTAAAGAATTTTAGGTTTAATTTTTGTAGTTGATTTCAAAAATTTAATGATTTATGGAAAATTTGAAAGATAAAGTAGTTTACATCACAGGGGGAACTCACGGCATTGGTTTTGGCGTAGCCAAAGTTTTACTGTCTAAAGGTATGCGTGTTGCAATTTCTGGAAGAAGACAAGAGGATGCTGAGGAAGCTGCAAAAAAAATAACCAGCGATGAAAATCGGGTTCTTGGCGTTGCTTCTGATGTGACTGATTTTGAAAACGAGAAGACTGCTATTGCTAAAATTGTAGAAAAATTTGGCCAGCTGGATGTCGTTTTGGCTAATGCGGGCGTTGGCCATTTTGCTCCCATTTATGAATTGAAAAATGAAGATTGGAAACAGATGATTGATACAAATTTGACAGGAGCTTTCCATACACTGAAGGCAAGCTTTGAAGCCTTAAAAAAGTCTGAAGGCTATTACATTACGCTCGCTAGTTTAGCTGGAACTAATTTCTTCGAAAACGGGGCTGGTTATAATGCGTCTAAGTTTGGTGTAGTTGGATTTACACAGGCGGCAATGCTGGATTTACGCTCGCATAACATCAAAGTTTCCACTATTATGCCTGGCTCTGTAGCTTCACAGTTCAATAATCATGTGCCGAGTAGTTCTGATGATTGGAAAATTCAACCAGAAGACATTGGTGAATTGGTTTACGATTTATTGAAAATGCACCCTAGGACTCTTCCGAGCAAAATTGAAGTTCGCCCAACTCGACCAGATAAAAAATAATTTTTTAAGCCTTATAAAAAATAAATCAGCCGTTTTAAATTAAAGCGGCTGATTTTAATTAATATAAAGTTGAATTTCTTCATGGATTTTTAACCTAGAATAACGTAACGTCTTGTTTTTTACGACGTAAGATTTAATTCAAAGTAAATGGAAAATATATTACCACTCTTTACTTTCGTTTCAGAACTTTTTCAACTTTTTCAACAATATTTGTTTTGTCTATCCCGTATTTTTTCATCAATTCCATGGGAGTGGCACTTTCACCAAAACTATCATTTACGGCAACAAATTCCTGCGGAACAGGATGATTTTTAATTAAAAGCCTAGCAACACTCTCTCCCAATCCACCGAAAATATTATGCTCTTCTGCCGAGACTACACAACCTGTTTTCTCTACAGATTTTAAAATCAATTCATCATCCAAAGGTTTGATGGTATGGATGTTTAGAACTTCTGCTGAAATTCCTTTTTCTTCTAAAATAGCTTGTGCTTCGATAGCTTCCCAAACCAAATGCCCAGTTGCTACAATTGTCACATCATTTCCTTCTATCATTAGTTTCCCTTTACCTATCTCAAACTTCTCATCTTCTTTGGTGAAAATTGGCCAACTTGGTCTACCAAATCTCAAATACACTGGCCCATCAAATTCTGCAATTGCCATTGTTGCTATTTTGGTTTCGTTATAATCACAAGGGCAAATCACCGTCATCCCTGGGAGCATTTTCATCATCCCAATATCTTCTAAAACTTGGTGCGTAGCCCCGTCTTCACCCAAAGTCAGCCCAGCATGAGAGGCACAAATTTTTACATTTTTACCGCTATAAGCCACAGATTGGCGAATTTGGTCATAAACTCGGCTGGTCGAGAAGTTGGCAAATGTTCCTGTGAATGGGATTTTACCTGCAGTCGCTAATCCTGCTGCCATACCAATCATGTTAGCTTCAGCTATTCCTACTTGAAAAAATCGTTCGGGGAAGTTTTTTTCAAAATCATTCATCTTGAGTGAACCAGTTAAGTCTGCACACAAAGCCACAATATTGGGATTTTTTTTCGCGGCTTCTAACAGGCCATCTCCAAAGCCTGAACGTGTATCTTTTTTGTCTGTATATGTAAATTTCATTTTAATAATCGCTTAATTCTTCTAAAATATTTTGTTGTAAAGCTTTTTCTAGTTCGTCATCATTTGGAGCTTTCCCATGCCAAGCGTGCGTGCCCATCATATAATCTACCCCATGCCCCATTTCGGTATCTAGCAAAATTGCTACAGGTTTCCCTTTCCCTGTTTTAGCTTTAGCTGTATTTATCCCTTCATAAATAGCTTCCAAATCATTTCCTTTTTTCACATGAACTACATCCCACAAAAAAGCTTTGAGTTTAGCCTCTAAATCACCTAAATTCAACACATCTTTGGTATCTCCATCAATTTGCCGTCCATTGCGATCAATCGTCATGATGAGGTTATCAACCTTCTTTGCCCCTGCATACATCAGTGCTTCCCATATTTGCCCTTCTTGTAATTCACCATCACCTTGTAAAGTATAAACTAAATGCTGATCTCCGTCTAATTT includes:
- a CDS encoding transketolase; this encodes MENQKALENLCTQVRRDILRMVHGVSSGHPGGSLGCTEFLVTLYGEIMDYSTDFKMEGKNEDVFILSNGHISPVFYSVLARNGFFPVSELATFRRLNSRLQGHPTTHEGLPGIRIATGSLGQGTSVAIGIAQAKKLDGDQHLVYTLQGDGELQEGQIWEALMYAGAKKVDNLIMTIDRNGRQIDGDTKDVLNLGDLEAKLKAFLWDVVHVKKGNDLEAIYEGINTAKAKTGKGKPVAILLDTEMGHGVDYMMGTHAWHGKAPNDDELEKALQQNILEELSDY
- a CDS encoding transketolase family protein — translated: MKFTYTDKKDTRSGFGDGLLEAAKKNPNIVALCADLTGSLKMNDFEKNFPERFFQVGIAEANMIGMAAGLATAGKIPFTGTFANFSTSRVYDQIRQSVAYSGKNVKICASHAGLTLGEDGATHQVLEDIGMMKMLPGMTVICPCDYNETKIATMAIAEFDGPVYLRFGRPSWPIFTKEDEKFEIGKGKLMIEGNDVTIVATGHLVWEAIEAQAILEEKGISAEVLNIHTIKPLDDELILKSVEKTGCVVSAEEHNIFGGLGESVARLLIKNHPVPQEFVAVNDSFGESATPMELMKKYGIDKTNIVEKVEKVLKRK